Part of the Bacillus sp. (in: firmicutes) genome, AAAAATCCCGTTTGATCTCTTTCATACGAAACCCACATTTTTGATAAAAAGCGATGTTATCTATGCTAGAGTTAGCTGTTCCAACTTCCATTACACAAAAACCTTTATCTTGTGCCCAGTGTAAGAGATTTTGAACCATTAGTTTCCCCAATCCTTTTCCGCGACACTGCAGGACGACGGCTATGTTTTTCAATTCGACTGTCGTCTCATTTATTGGTATACAATGAGCAACACCGATTGTTTCATCCTCGACCGTGAAACGAAACATCCATCCTTTTCGAAAATAAGAGCGAACCATCCATTCATCTTCATCTGCAAGTAATAAAAGTTCGAGATACTTTTCACGTTCGGATGGTGAAAGTTCTTGTCTTTTTATTAGCGCTATTATGTATGCCTCCAATCCCCTAATAAAAAAAAGAGGGCGAACGAATCGCCCTCGGATAATACATTATTGATTAAGTAATGCCTTTACACGAGCTACAACGTTTTCAACCGTAAAGCCGTATTCTTTCATGATTGTTGATCCAGGGGCAGATGCTCCAAAACGATCAATAGCTAAAATATCACCTTCGTCACCAACGTAGCGTTCCCAACCAAGAGATGCTGCCATTTCGATCGCAAGACGCTTTTTCACTTCTTTCGGTAAAACGGATTGTTTGTATTCTGCCGATTGTGCTTCAAAACGATCCCAAGAAGGCATACTTACCACCGCTACCTCAATACCTTCTTCACGTAAAACTTTTTGAGCTTCCACGGCTAAGCTTACTTCTGAACCAGATGCTAGAAGTAAGGCATCCGCTGTTTCTTTCGCAGCTGGTGAAATTACATATGCTCCTTTTTCCACCCCTTCTTGTGCACGTTCAGCTGTACCTTCAAGCGTTGGTAAGTTTTGGCGTGTTAACACAAGCGCGGTAGGAGTGGACTTGGAAGTGACGGCTAAACGCCATGCCGCTGCTGTTTCATTGGCATCTGCAGGACGAATAACAGACAAGTTTGGCATCGCCCGTAATGATGGAAGCTGTTCAATCGGCTCGTGAGTCGGACCATCTTCCCCAACAGCGATACTATCATGCGTAAATACATACGTCACAGGAAGTCCCATAAGCGCAGCTAAACGGATCGCTGGACGCAAGTAATCAGAGAAAACGAAGAACGTACCTCCGTAGACATGTAATCCACCATGTAACGCCATCCCGTTCATGGCTGCCCCCATCGCAAATTCACGCACACCAAACCAAATGTTACGACCTTCATAGGAGCCTGGTAAGAAATCTTTATCTCCTTTAATCGTCGTTTTATTGGATCCCGCTAAGTCTGCCGATCCACCGATGAATGAAGGTAGATTTTTCGCAATCGCATTTAACACTTCTCCAGAAGAAGCACGACTTGCTAAACTTGTTCCAACCTCGTAAACTGGAATGTCTTTATCCCATCCTTCTGGTAATTCACCTTTTATCGCTTTTTCTAATTGTTCTCCAAGTTCAGGGAAAGCCTTTTTATATTCAGCAAACATTGCTTTCCATTCTTTTTCTTTTTCAGAACCAGGAATGACCACTTTTTCTTCAAAGCGAGCATAAACTTCTTCAGGTACATAAAAATCTTCTTCGAATGTCCATTTATACGCTTCTTTCGTTAATTTTAGTTCGTCTGCACCTAATGGAGCGCCGTGTACATCAGACGTACCAGCTTTATTTGGTGAACCGTATCCAATGACCGTTTTGACCTCAATCATTGTTGGGCGTGTTTGATCAGCTTTCGCTTCTTCAATGGCTTTGGCTAACGCGTTTAGATCATTGCCATCTTCTACACGAATATATTGCCATCCGTATGCTAAGAAGCGATCTTTCACACTTTCAGAGAAAGACTTATGAAGTTCTCCATCTAATGAGATATCGTTTGAATCGTAAAGAACGATCAATTTTCCAAGTTTTAAGTGACCTGCTAAAGATGCTGCTTCTTGAGAAACTCCTTCCATTAAATCCCCGTCACCGCAAATGGTGTATGTATAGTGGTCAATTACAGGGAAGTTTTCTTTGTTATAAACACTTGCTAAATGGCGCTCCGCCATTGCCATACCGACAGCCATAGCAATACCTTGTCCAAGTGGACCAGTCGTTGCTTCAACTCCTGGAGTATGACCGAATTCTGGATGCCCTGGTGTTTTTGAACCCCATTGACGGAAGTTTTTCAAGTCATCCATTGTTACATCATATCCAGATAGATGAAGCAAACTGTATAATAGCATCGAGCCATGACCAGCAGATAGGACAAATCGGTCGCGGTTAAACCATTGAGGGTTTTTTGGGTTATGATTCATAAAACGCGTCCATAGCGTATATGCCATTGGTGCTGCCCCCATAGGCATACCTGGATGTCCAGAATTTGCTTTTTCAATCGCATCAATCGATAACGTACGAATCGTATTAATCGCGAGTTGATCCGTTTTATCAAACATGATATACATCCTTTCTATAATAACCTTACTCTATAATATTAATCCCCTTTTCAACGGAAAACAACCGAAAAGAATAAGAAATCAGACGTCTTACCAATATAAACGTTAGCTTTAGACTATTGATCAATAAAAATTAGCTTAAATTCGTTCAAACTCTAATAAAAGTAAGAAAGCTCGAACCATTTTTTTCTGTTCGAGCTTGTTGGAAAATTAATGATATTTTTTCTTCAATTGAATGTCACGAAGTTTCTTCGGAGTCACTTCATCCCCATTTGGATCGAAAATGCGTACATTTTCAATCGTTTTTTTCATGGATTGACGGAAAGCTTGTAAATATTCTCCACGAAGGCGACTTTGTTCCTTCGCTTCCTCCTCGGTCAAGCCGACTGATTTTGCTTTTTTGGCAAGTTCATTAATTCGAGCGATTTTCTCTTTTGAAAGCATTGTTTTGCCCCTTTTCCTTTCTAGACTATCGTCATCTTACAAAAATCATCGCTATTTGACAAGTGTTTAGCTTTCCTGAAATGATTTTATATACTCTTGATAACGACGATGAACAGTCGCTTTCGATACATCATAGCCAAATCCCCGTAGTGTTGCAGCAATTTCCTCAAATGTAAGGTCATTTTGCCTGAGACGAACAATTTCCTGAATCGGAAGTTCCTTCTTATCTCTTCCTCCAGATGAATGACGCGGTAAATTTTTTTCCGGTCGATACCCGCGTTCAACGGCTCGTTTCATTCCCCGTTTAATTTTTAAATTATGTATTTTTCGCTGGTATTCTTCCACCATACTTACTATTTGTAGAACCATGGAGTCTGATTCCGATAATTGGAGCTCACCTTGATGGGACATACTGTAAACTTTAACGCCTTCTTTCATAATGACATGAAGAAGAGCAATTTTCGCATTCCCTCTTCCTAAGCGTGTTTCATCCTGAATAAGAATGGCATCAATGGAACCTTCTTTGATTCGATCGAGAAGCTCCATCATTCCAGGGCGGTCAAGCTCATAGCCGCTTGCTTGATCTTTAATGACAGCTTTAATGTGAAATCCGTACTTATCTGCTAACTGTCGTAATTCTTCTTCTTGCCGTTCGAGTGAGGTTTCTTGGGTGTCTTTCGTTGTACTGACTCGGCAATAAAGAATCGCGTTCATAAGCATCTCCTTGTCTATTGAGTAGAATCATAGGCAAATTGGTGATGGGATGAGTCAATTGTTGCTTTTACCGGGATGACTAACGTATTTCCTGCATGAATGACAGATGAAGTTTTCAATTCATTTTTTTGTTGAACCCATTGAATAAACTGCGTTTTGGTCATGTGATGCTGTTCGGCATATTGTTCCGCAAGAGACCATAGCGTATCTCCTTCGTTCACAACAATTATCATAAACGATTCATCTTTGTCTTCGGTCATAAATAGCATCGTTATTCCAAAAATCATCGAAACGATGAATAGAATCATAACATAAGAATATTTCTTCCACAACAGGTTGATCATTCATGATCCCTCCAACCGAATGTTTGTTCGATTTGATTATAGTACGAACATCCGTTTGGTGTCAACAAAAAACTCGAACTTATGTTTGTATTTGTTGGAAAGACATGCTATAATATTACCAACAGAAGTGAGATCGAGGTGCGTAACGATGAAAAAATTAACGAAGCGACAACAAGATATTTTAGAGTTTATTAAAGAAGAAGTTCGGAAAAAAGGATACCCACCTTCCGTTCGCGAAATCGGTGAAGCTGTCGGTTTGGCCTCAAGTTCAACCGTTCATGGCCATTTAGCTCGCTTAGAGAGCAAAGGTCTCATCCGCCGGGATCCGACGAAGCCTCGTGCAATAGAAATTCTCGACTTAGAGGAAGATCAAATTCCAAAACAGAACGTAGTCAATGTCCCTATTGTCGGTAAAGTAACCGCTGGACAACCGATTACGGCCATTGAAAATGTGGAGGAATACTTTCCACTTCCAGAACGGCTGGCTCCAGCTGATGAGCAAGTGTTTATGCTGGAAGTTATGGGAGATAGTATGATTGACGCTGGAATATTAGACGGCGATTACGTTATTGTCCGTCAGCAAAAGACAGCGAATAACGGAGATATTGTGGTAGCAATGACCGAAGATAATGAAGCAACAGTTAAACGATTCTTTAAAGAAAAAGATATGATTCGCCTTCAACCAGAAAACCCAACATTAGAACCGATTTTTTTACGAAATGTAACGATTTTAGGAAAAGTGATTGGTGTATACCGTCAAATTCATTAATTAATATGGCAAGTTCTTCTAACCGAAGAACTTGCTTTATTTATGTGATATTTCATTTTCTATAACTGACTGGATCAATTTTGTAGTTCATGGACTTACAAACCATTAAACGTCACATTTTGTAAAGGGATGTTTTATTTCATTGTTGATTTTTAGCACAGTTGTTCACACGGCGGCGACTCCAGCGGGGACAAAAAGCCAGGCAAGACCCAAACTTGAGCGTAGCGAGGGAAGCATCTTGCGGCTTTCCCGCGGAAAGCGTCCGCCACAAGCGTAACGTATAAAAATCAACAGTATCGTTTAACAGACATCAATATATGAACATTTGCTAGTTGCGTAAGTAAATATACACCCGGCCCATACCCGATACAAATTGAGCGGAATAAGAATCAATTTAATCTTTCATTTATGCCTGTCGATAATAGATCGAGTCCAAGATCGGCCGATAGCCGATTTCTTGATAAATATGGTTGGAAGTAGGGTTTGCTAAATCGGTATAAAGCGACGTACTTTTATAGCCCTGGTTGAGTAAGTGCTGTGATAAATGAGCAACACATGCGGTCGCGTAACCTTTTTTTCGTTCTTCCTTCGGCGTGAATACCAAATTGATGGTTACATTTGTTTTCGTCGGCCGGGTCCAACAAGCCATTGATACCGGTTGGCTATTAACTTCCCAAACAAAAACTCGTTCTTCTTTCATCAATTTGGTTGCTTCTTTCTTTGCCTCTTCAAACGTGATTACTTCTCCTATCTCTTCACAAAATTCATGAATCCAACGGCAGATGATTGGAGTATCTTTTTCTACGGCTTTTCGAAATAACCCGTTTACTTTCGGAAGGGGTGCGACTTCCGTTAATTGATAAATCCGTTGCCTCATTCGGACCTCGTACGTTACTTTTGCCAATCGTTCATATGCCTTAACGAGGGAATGAATGGTCTCTACTTCTCCTATCAATCCTGGCACTTGAATTTTTTGCTGATATAACCAAAGAGCAATGGCTTCTAAATCCTGTTCATCTAATGCAGAAAATGTCGCTACAATGATTTGTGCTGGGTTCGTTTGTAAAAACCCCATGACGACTCGATTCTCTTTTTCTACTAGTCCCATAAATATTGGAGAGTTGGTTTCATTTATTTTTAACAAAACGCCGTAAAATAAATTGTGCGCCGCTTCGTTTTTTAGAAGCAATGGTTCCAGTTGTCTACGAAATAAATGTACTGAGTGATACTGTTTCCCCTGCATGTCCATCCCCTCATTCAATCATTTTTGGAATTTTTTAAAATTTTACCATCTGCTCTCCTAGTTATTCAATAAAAGAAAAACTGACCCACGAAGAAGAGTCAGTGAATGATGCTTGACATACAGTTCATGAATTGTTTGATTGTAAATATTCATCAAACCTATCTATAATCATTAGAAATCTTTCTGCTTCTCGGAACACATGGTCTGCCAACAGTGGAGGAATATTGCTTTTTATTTTACACTCTTCAATTAGCTCTTTCGCCGCTTTTTTAAAATTCCGGAGCGAAGCCACCGACACTCGATTTTGATCAAGAAATTGGGTTAAAATTGGTTTGGTTTCTGATTGTGGTCGCATGGAATCTAAATCGATGGCTTGATAGAGCAATTGATCAAAATCATGGCTAAATTCTCTCGCTTGCTCGACGAGTTTTCTTTCCGAAGGATCGAGCAAATGACCAATAAATTTCGCGTGATCAGCCATTACTTTTAAGAAAAAGACGTTTTCTTTAATGACAGACGCGGGAGTTGGTGTGAGCTTTCCTTCATTTAATTCTTTTAGTCGATTAGCAAAATAGGCTGCCTCTCGACTAGTGTGATCAATTAATAAAGCGTAGTTATTGGACCGAATTTTACATTGTAACGTTAGCTCCAACACTTTTCGTTTGAACGCCCAAATTTGAACTGCCGCTTCATACACGTGTCGATTAAATTGAGCGATTTGTTGTGGATCGGTCGATACTGAAAACCGTTCCAGTTGCTCTTCAATTCGTTCAAATTTCGGAATAAAACTTCTCGCCTCTTCAATTAATTCAGTATCATCGTAATGAAATCCTAAACTTAAAAACAACGCATGTTCTTTCATAATGCGCGACCAAAAACGAATTTCATCAAGCGACCTTGAAACAAACGCCTCTTGCAATAAAACCACCCCTTCGTTCGTTTATCCTCTATCATCTTATTCTTTAAAAAACCGATTCATGTATTGGTGGCGTTCTTACAGGATCTAATTTCAAAAAGATAGATAATAAGAAAATGAGCTATAATTGTTCATGTTTACATAATATTATTATTGTGAATTTGAATAAATAAACGTATCGTTGTTGCTCATTAATCGATAAAATTTCCCACAAACAAATCGTTTTTTCTCATAAAACGAAAATCTTTTCCCATAAATAAAACTTTTTTTCTCATAAATTGCAAATTTTTTCCCATAACGAGTCATTTGTATTCATAATCCATAATTTTTTCCATAACGAGTCTTTGGTGCTCATTTCTAACATCATGTGTCATTTGTGCTCATAATCCAACAAATTTTCCAATAAACCTGTCATTTTTGCTCATAAATTCAATTTACTTTCCCATAAATGTGTTATTAGTGCTCATAATTCATAATTTTTTCCCATAAAACTGGCATTAGTGCTCATAAATCTAAATTTTTCCCATAAACCTGTTAATTTTGCTCATAAATTCAACATACTTTCCCACAAACGTGGTATCGGTGCTCATAAAATTAGAAATTTTCTCATAAACAAATGATTTTCCTCATACCCAAAACTTAAAATATTTGATTTAGTAAATTCTATATTCTCACCGCAACCGACTAAAAAGTGATTAATTTAAACTTGTAGTTTATACTTTTCTACCTCAATCTCCGCTTCCTTCATTTTGTCCTCCCCCATTTTTTCAATCACGTCTTTTTTTGTGTAAGGAAGCTATCAAACTGAACGTATTGATTCATTTTGTAGGTCATGGCATATTCGATCTCCAGCCAGGTTGAAATGTCTGCCTCGTTATGTTGCAGCTGGACTTCTAGTTTATCCAAGGCATTGGCGACTTTCGCTTCATACGTTTCTTTATGTTCAAACTCCATCCATAAGCGATATAGCTCTTCACCCAGTTCATACAGGAGTGAATGTTTAATGTTATGTATAGCTTCCAATTCTCTTTTTCTCTTTTCGTTCTTGATTATTAATTGTGTCGAAAGCAGGAATATCGCCAGCCTCCGCTTCCACTAGGTCATGGATAATAATCATCTTTAATCATTTTTCGAGATTCACTTTTTGTTCTAAAAACGGTTCGACTAATATTGCCATGAGTGACACTCTCCACGTATGCTCAGCAACGCTTTCCTGTCTTCCATTGGATAGCCAACTGTGGCGTAATTCCATTTTTAATTTTTCAGAGAGTTTGAGTATGTTCATTATTTTATCGATTTTTTTTCAATCATTAAACGTCCTCCATATATAGTTAAAAGTATTTCATTGTAAATTAACGTTTTGTTTTTGACTAGTATGTTATTTACATATTATTTTTATCGTAAATCCGAAGAAATGCTATTTTTTTAGATTTCTATTCAAATAGAGATAATTTCCTCCATAACAATCAGGACCCTCACATAGGTCCCAGTGTTTACTCGTTTCCTTTTTCTAATTGTTGAAAATCGTTGTTCCACCTTTTTAATGTTTTAGATGAATTACCTCATTCTAAAAATTTCATCAGTTCTTGAATCTTGTGTTGAG contains:
- a CDS encoding DUF896 domain-containing protein produces the protein MLSKEKIARINELAKKAKSVGLTEEEAKEQSRLRGEYLQAFRQSMKKTIENVRIFDPNGDEVTPKKLRDIQLKKKYH
- a CDS encoding recombinase family protein, translating into MNAILYCRVSTTKDTQETSLERQEEELRQLADKYGFHIKAVIKDQASGYELDRPGMMELLDRIKEGSIDAILIQDETRLGRGNAKIALLHVIMKEGVKVYSMSHQGELQLSESDSMVLQIVSMVEEYQRKIHNLKIKRGMKRAVERGYRPEKNLPRHSSGGRDKKELPIQEIVRLRQNDLTFEEIAATLRGFGYDVSKATVHRRYQEYIKSFQES
- a CDS encoding LysM peptidoglycan-binding domain-containing protein encodes the protein MINLLWKKYSYVMILFIVSMIFGITMLFMTEDKDESFMIIVVNEGDTLWSLAEQYAEQHHMTKTQFIQWVQQKNELKTSSVIHAGNTLVIPVKATIDSSHHQFAYDSTQ
- the lexA gene encoding transcriptional repressor LexA; this encodes MKKLTKRQQDILEFIKEEVRKKGYPPSVREIGEAVGLASSSTVHGHLARLESKGLIRRDPTKPRAIEILDLEEDQIPKQNVVNVPIVGKVTAGQPITAIENVEEYFPLPERLAPADEQVFMLEVMGDSMIDAGILDGDYVIVRQQKTANNGDIVVAMTEDNEATVKRFFKEKDMIRLQPENPTLEPIFLRNVTILGKVIGVYRQIH
- the tkt gene encoding transketolase, coding for MFDKTDQLAINTIRTLSIDAIEKANSGHPGMPMGAAPMAYTLWTRFMNHNPKNPQWFNRDRFVLSAGHGSMLLYSLLHLSGYDVTMDDLKNFRQWGSKTPGHPEFGHTPGVEATTGPLGQGIAMAVGMAMAERHLASVYNKENFPVIDHYTYTICGDGDLMEGVSQEAASLAGHLKLGKLIVLYDSNDISLDGELHKSFSESVKDRFLAYGWQYIRVEDGNDLNALAKAIEEAKADQTRPTMIEVKTVIGYGSPNKAGTSDVHGAPLGADELKLTKEAYKWTFEEDFYVPEEVYARFEEKVVIPGSEKEKEWKAMFAEYKKAFPELGEQLEKAIKGELPEGWDKDIPVYEVGTSLASRASSGEVLNAIAKNLPSFIGGSADLAGSNKTTIKGDKDFLPGSYEGRNIWFGVREFAMGAAMNGMALHGGLHVYGGTFFVFSDYLRPAIRLAALMGLPVTYVFTHDSIAVGEDGPTHEPIEQLPSLRAMPNLSVIRPADANETAAAWRLAVTSKSTPTALVLTRQNLPTLEGTAERAQEGVEKGAYVISPAAKETADALLLASGSEVSLAVEAQKVLREEGIEVAVVSMPSWDRFEAQSAEYKQSVLPKEVKKRLAIEMAASLGWERYVGDEGDILAIDRFGASAPGSTIMKEYGFTVENVVARVKALLNQ
- a CDS encoding GNAT family N-acetyltransferase; its protein translation is MVRSYFRKGWMFRFTVEDETIGVAHCIPINETTVELKNIAVVLQCRGKGLGKLMVQNLLHWAQDKGFCVMEVGTANSSIDNIAFYQKCGFRMKEIKRDFFRAYSKPNVEFGIQALDMVMFSYDLKHEKVNNFDYIRQKK
- a CDS encoding GNAT family N-acetyltransferase; amino-acid sequence: MQGKQYHSVHLFRRQLEPLLLKNEAAHNLFYGVLLKINETNSPIFMGLVEKENRVVMGFLQTNPAQIIVATFSALDEQDLEAIALWLYQQKIQVPGLIGEVETIHSLVKAYERLAKVTYEVRMRQRIYQLTEVAPLPKVNGLFRKAVEKDTPIICRWIHEFCEEIGEVITFEEAKKEATKLMKEERVFVWEVNSQPVSMACWTRPTKTNVTINLVFTPKEERKKGYATACVAHLSQHLLNQGYKSTSLYTDLANPTSNHIYQEIGYRPILDSIYYRQA
- a CDS encoding DUF2935 domain-containing protein; translation: MQEAFVSRSLDEIRFWSRIMKEHALFLSLGFHYDDTELIEEARSFIPKFERIEEQLERFSVSTDPQQIAQFNRHVYEAAVQIWAFKRKVLELTLQCKIRSNNYALLIDHTSREAAYFANRLKELNEGKLTPTPASVIKENVFFLKVMADHAKFIGHLLDPSERKLVEQAREFSHDFDQLLYQAIDLDSMRPQSETKPILTQFLDQNRVSVASLRNFKKAAKELIEECKIKSNIPPLLADHVFREAERFLMIIDRFDEYLQSNNS